A window of the Bradyrhizobium diazoefficiens genome harbors these coding sequences:
- a CDS encoding peptidoglycan-binding protein, whose product MNIGKNKFLLTTAVLLAGVSLASVQGSAQGMREGAGGGMSAGGGAGSASGGAAEHSSGAASHGAGGASHSEGMTRGRGEGMTQGRAGGGAEGSSAAQDSRAADKGDKQTIGQGRDRDNARQSQDEHGKQGKDQTIGQSRGDRDQARQSKSESDKSGQKNQTVGQGSSDRDRAHPSQGAEQNKSMTTGANTKENAQDKNAKNAQGKNAQGQSTTTTGANTKSTAQDKNAQDKNAQDKNAQDKNAQGKNAQGQSTTTTGANTSGNVQNQSAQQGATTGANTQGQVNAQAQTQGGATQSMSGRVQVNAQQQTRLQQSVLSSRNVARVRVNENAINFRVNAGVVVPRNISVISVADYPVLIDVYPDYRDDSFFVVDDEIVVTDRSRRIVDVIPAGPRTHYARSGGGGGSVAALNLSPDEIRVVQRVLIERHMLSGEADGVLGPDTRRALMTFQRQEGFQATGSIDTRTVAALGVSNQISATQGQSTTVGQGGNNQSTPQNTTGQSTGQSSAPAQQNQTTGQAPQNQPSTTGQAQQNQPANSGQANTQPPSGQTTGQAPAQNNNQSTSQPGTNQNTPTGQTNQNNAPPPSTSGQPAKQ is encoded by the coding sequence ATGAACATTGGAAAGAACAAGTTCCTGCTGACCACAGCAGTGCTGCTCGCCGGCGTCAGCCTGGCGTCGGTACAAGGATCGGCGCAAGGCATGCGTGAAGGTGCCGGCGGCGGGATGAGCGCCGGCGGAGGAGCCGGCAGCGCCAGCGGTGGTGCTGCGGAGCACTCCAGCGGCGCGGCCTCGCACGGTGCAGGTGGCGCCTCGCACAGCGAGGGAATGACGCGGGGCCGCGGTGAGGGAATGACGCAGGGCCGCGCCGGCGGCGGGGCCGAGGGTTCCTCTGCGGCGCAAGACAGCCGAGCCGCGGACAAGGGCGACAAGCAGACCATCGGCCAGGGCCGCGACCGCGACAACGCTCGTCAGTCGCAAGACGAACACGGCAAGCAGGGCAAGGACCAGACGATCGGTCAGAGCCGGGGCGATCGGGACCAGGCGCGTCAGTCCAAGTCCGAGAGTGACAAGAGCGGACAGAAGAACCAGACGGTCGGACAGGGCAGCAGCGACCGCGACCGCGCGCATCCGTCGCAAGGCGCCGAGCAGAATAAGAGCATGACGACGGGCGCCAACACCAAGGAAAATGCCCAGGACAAGAATGCCAAGAATGCACAGGGCAAGAACGCGCAGGGTCAGAGCACGACAACGACCGGCGCAAACACCAAGAGCACCGCCCAGGACAAGAACGCACAGGATAAGAACGCTCAAGACAAGAACGCCCAGGACAAGAACGCCCAAGGCAAGAACGCACAGGGTCAGAGCACGACCACGACCGGTGCGAACACCAGCGGCAACGTCCAGAACCAGAGTGCCCAGCAGGGTGCGACGACCGGCGCAAACACGCAAGGACAGGTCAACGCTCAAGCTCAGACCCAGGGCGGGGCTACCCAGAGCATGTCGGGCCGCGTGCAGGTGAATGCGCAGCAGCAGACACGGCTGCAACAGTCGGTGCTGAGTTCGCGCAATGTGGCGCGCGTGCGGGTCAACGAAAATGCGATCAACTTCCGCGTCAATGCCGGCGTGGTCGTGCCGCGGAACATCTCCGTGATCTCGGTCGCGGATTATCCGGTGCTGATCGACGTCTATCCTGACTACCGTGACGACAGCTTCTTCGTCGTCGATGACGAGATCGTCGTCACCGACCGCAGCCGCAGGATCGTCGATGTCATTCCCGCCGGGCCGCGGACGCACTATGCCCGGAGCGGTGGCGGTGGTGGCAGCGTTGCCGCGCTGAATCTCAGCCCCGACGAGATCCGCGTTGTTCAGCGGGTCCTGATCGAACGCCACATGCTGTCCGGCGAAGCCGACGGCGTGCTCGGGCCGGATACGCGTAGGGCATTGATGACCTTCCAGAGACAGGAAGGCTTCCAGGCTACCGGCTCGATCGATACCCGCACCGTCGCTGCGCTCGGCGTGTCCAACCAGATCAGCGCCACGCAGGGCCAGTCGACGACCGTCGGCCAGGGCGGAAACAACCAGTCGACGCCGCAGAACACGACCGGGCAAAGCACCGGCCAGAGCAGCGCGCCGGCGCAGCAGAACCAGACCACAGGTCAGGCTCCGCAAAACCAGCCGTCCACAACAGGCCAGGCTCAGCAGAACCAACCGGCGAACTCGGGCCAAGCCAACACGCAACCGCCGTCGGGCCAGACCACCGGCCAGGCTCCGGCCCAGAACAACAATCAGTCCACCAGTCAGCCGGGCACGAACCAGAACACGCCGACTGGACAGACCAACCAGAACAATGCCCCGCCGCCGTCGACGTCAGGGCAGCCGGCCAAGCAGTAA
- a CDS encoding isocitrate lyase/PEP mutase family protein, whose translation MDANMQQQYAEAFHGLHKTGDPLVLFNAWDAATAKAIAKTSPAIATSSGAVAAALGYADGENVPLDMLAGLVSRITASVSVPVSIDLEAGYGDTPDAAATSAARILQVGAVGINIEDGLSGGKRQLANPEQHAAKIKAVRHAAQQLGVHLFINARTDPFLLKYGSPAECLNEAARRAKIYADAGADGIFVPGLTDLALIGKFVQLAPLPVNIMVTQGVPAIPDLARVGVRRVSLGPWPMLAAMRVIGQAAAGVAMSKQYGTFLQPNA comes from the coding sequence ATGGACGCCAACATGCAGCAGCAGTACGCCGAAGCGTTTCACGGTCTTCACAAGACGGGGGATCCGCTCGTCCTGTTCAACGCCTGGGATGCCGCCACCGCCAAAGCCATCGCGAAGACGTCCCCGGCGATCGCGACCAGCAGCGGGGCGGTCGCGGCAGCACTTGGATATGCGGACGGAGAAAATGTCCCGCTCGATATGCTGGCAGGGCTGGTGTCACGGATAACCGCGTCTGTATCGGTTCCGGTGTCAATCGATCTCGAGGCCGGATATGGCGACACCCCGGACGCCGCCGCCACATCGGCGGCCAGAATTCTGCAGGTCGGTGCCGTCGGCATCAATATCGAAGACGGGCTATCCGGAGGAAAGCGGCAACTCGCGAACCCCGAACAGCACGCCGCGAAGATCAAGGCCGTGCGGCACGCGGCGCAACAACTCGGCGTTCATCTATTCATCAACGCGAGGACTGATCCGTTCTTGCTGAAATACGGATCGCCGGCGGAGTGCCTGAACGAAGCGGCAAGACGTGCGAAGATCTATGCCGACGCCGGCGCCGACGGAATTTTCGTGCCCGGCCTCACCGACCTCGCGCTTATCGGGAAGTTCGTTCAACTCGCGCCTCTGCCGGTCAACATCATGGTGACGCAAGGCGTTCCCGCAATTCCGGATCTCGCCCGCGTCGGCGTTCGGCGGGTGAGCCTCGGGCCGTGGCCGATGCTGGCAGCGATGCGTGTCATTGGACAGGCCGCCGCAGGGGTCGCCATGAGCAAGCAATACGGCACGTTCCTGCAACCGAATGCCTGA
- a CDS encoding MarR family winged helix-turn-helix transcriptional regulator, translating to MAVGVDKAALRIFIVILHVVTLLRQICAQHTYQVKLFFVRSAHIIAGMETGIANLLGALSLAVMDRIEQGAREVIGRGGETPAALVVIGYGQGMTNDKLRRILGLSHSGTVRLVDRLVSDRLVERRPGKDGREVALHLTASGVATRNDLMTSRISAIASLLDVLSPAETKRLETLIHELLARQDTSELDRFTICRMCDDSVCTNCPLPTSKGKHNR from the coding sequence TTGGCAGTCGGCGTCGATAAGGCTGCGCTCCGGATATTCATCGTCATCCTCCATGTCGTCACTCTTCTGCGACAAATATGTGCGCAGCACACATATCAGGTCAAGTTGTTTTTTGTGCGCAGCGCACATATTATTGCCGGCATGGAAACTGGAATCGCGAATTTGCTGGGAGCGCTGTCGCTCGCGGTCATGGACCGCATTGAGCAAGGCGCGCGCGAGGTCATAGGCCGCGGCGGCGAGACGCCGGCGGCACTCGTCGTCATTGGCTACGGCCAAGGCATGACCAACGACAAGCTGCGGCGTATCCTTGGCCTGTCGCATTCCGGAACGGTCCGGCTGGTCGACCGTCTGGTTTCGGATCGGCTTGTCGAGCGCCGGCCGGGAAAGGACGGACGCGAGGTCGCATTGCACCTGACGGCCTCGGGCGTTGCGACCCGGAACGATCTGATGACGTCCCGGATTTCAGCCATCGCATCGCTTCTGGATGTACTGTCGCCGGCCGAGACGAAGCGACTTGAAACGCTGATCCACGAGCTGCTGGCAAGGCAGGACACGTCCGAGCTGGATCGGTTCACGATCTGCCGGATGTGCGACGATAGCGTCTGTACGAATTGCCCGTTGCCCACCAGCAAGGGCAAACACAATCGGTAG
- a CDS encoding alpha/beta fold hydrolase: MNIRSAALSTPTANGSEPVLKYVQANGVRFAYLEQGSGPLVIFLHGFPDNAWSYRKQLQVFADAGYRAVSPFLRGYAPTEIPADGIFDPIALGKDLEALIAALSEDGQARVVGMDWGGTSTFQALATAPSAIKAAVVMNTAHPITFSSIRRDPEIVRSIFHVYFFQLPGAESAVNTEGLPFVDYLWKLWSPTFNDVEHIRSIKETLSSPGTMAAALKYYGGLTEAGRMGRLPINEMQTPTLTIYGGNDPTARYSVKEEPLFKGPHKRVVLPDVGHFPHLEREAEVTGLIMDWFRTHAPD; encoded by the coding sequence ATGAATATCCGGAGCGCAGCCTTATCGACGCCGACTGCCAACGGCAGTGAACCCGTCCTGAAATACGTGCAGGCCAATGGCGTGCGGTTCGCCTATCTCGAACAGGGGAGCGGTCCCCTTGTGATCTTCCTGCACGGCTTTCCCGACAACGCCTGGTCCTACCGAAAGCAGCTGCAAGTCTTCGCGGATGCGGGCTATCGCGCCGTGTCGCCATTCCTGCGCGGCTATGCGCCGACCGAGATCCCGGCGGACGGCATTTTCGATCCGATCGCATTGGGCAAGGATCTCGAAGCGCTGATCGCGGCGCTGAGCGAGGACGGACAAGCCCGCGTCGTCGGCATGGATTGGGGCGGCACGTCGACCTTTCAGGCGCTGGCGACGGCGCCGTCTGCAATCAAAGCCGCGGTTGTCATGAACACCGCCCATCCGATCACATTCTCGAGCATCAGGCGGGATCCGGAAATCGTTCGATCGATCTTCCATGTCTATTTCTTCCAGCTGCCTGGCGCCGAGTCGGCGGTCAATACCGAAGGACTGCCCTTCGTCGATTATCTTTGGAAGCTGTGGTCGCCGACCTTCAACGATGTCGAGCACATTCGTTCGATCAAGGAGACGCTCAGCTCTCCCGGCACCATGGCCGCGGCGCTCAAATACTACGGAGGCCTGACCGAGGCGGGACGCATGGGCCGGCTGCCGATCAACGAGATGCAGACGCCGACGCTGACGATCTACGGCGGCAACGATCCGACAGCGAGATATTCGGTGAAGGAAGAGCCGCTGTTCAAGGGACCACACAAGCGTGTTGTCTTGCCGGATGTCGGACACTTCCCGCACCTCGAGCGCGAGGCCGAAGTCACCGGCCTGATCATGGACTGGTTCAGGACGCACGCGCCGGACTGA
- a CDS encoding AsmA family protein has protein sequence MQTTLLGLAIAFILALLAALIGPYFVDWNQFRPQFEAEATRIIGVPVRVAGELDARLLPAPTLRLRSVTFGGNNDLGRLRADKLDVEFSLSSLMRGEWRATELSVGGMAADLGLDAKGKVDLPSTASGTFNLASLAIERLNLTGRIALHDAASRSTLELNDIVFSGDVRSLAGSVRGDGNFTAAGVRYPFRVSSGPSPDGSATRLHLNIDPGERAILADLEGVLAFDNRLPKFDGALTLAVPPPKKPGEAGPTPWKVTAKLKADPAGARFDQIEASFGPEDIALKLGGVGDLRFGAAPLLRAVLSARQVDADKLAGRGDAEPLRILPALRAGLAAIPQAPIPAQIEFNSDQIMLGGRPLQNITTELQTDGKSWTFQRLELRAPGMTQLSLNGATPGADSFSGRLSVESSDPDTLVAWLQGRNEVNRRSTRPLRLAGDVTIAANHLAIDKLKADVEGGAVEGRIAFAQTGASKGSRIDADLKADRLDLDAAASFVRALAGPQGEWPEEAKLSLDIGRAISAGQELRPFAAKLGYGPTSLSLEQLRFGQASGVTTEASGSFDRTRATGKLALKSSANSLRDLTALLEPIAPALRARFDAIAPLPGATRLKLDLSLDKNAEHADRSDARAVLDLDAPQLKATATLAAQTPVAAVNGIDIDKLRNSDFTLDSKLSAPQASALTALFGLDRMVAAGEGTSQVEGSLSGAWRRPLQLNAKINGGGLDADAQGSVELSAPEPKASVNLRVRNANLAPLFGTSPADKSAQNMSLSSRLTLSGNRLTFDDLDSTALGSHLRGHLAMTFDQEKRLDGEVGLDTLDLAPALALAVGAAGRDAGEPLSAGLVSGWRGRIAFQALRGSLPGGIEMRPFSGTIRGDGQSLALDALKGGVGGGELTASLDARNGANGLALNARLDLTNVDAASLRYRDLALPKGRASVQMTLTSQGRSVSALTGALAGNGTVTLDSAEISGLNPRAFEIAIRASDGGQVSDDNRLRQLVEPALSAAPIAVASAQIAFTIRDGRLRVGATPLEAKNARAIVSGGYDIPADQADIRASLTPIMTGLSGAPPEIQLFAAGPPDKLSRTVDLTPLSSWLAVRTIDRETRRLDAIERGEPPPATAALPTLVSPEPAPEPALTDVPMPGRDPRRPPPKVRVEPKAAPTPKAPLAAPAVPGPPLASQQVAPLPPPIDVRPAPGPPPAKPRPKPPLVLTPQNP, from the coding sequence GTGCAGACGACGCTGCTCGGATTGGCGATTGCCTTTATCTTAGCGCTGCTGGCCGCGCTGATCGGGCCTTATTTCGTCGACTGGAACCAGTTTCGGCCCCAGTTCGAGGCGGAAGCGACCCGGATCATCGGCGTGCCGGTGCGCGTGGCGGGTGAGCTCGATGCGCGGCTGCTGCCGGCGCCGACGCTGCGGCTCCGCTCGGTCACCTTCGGCGGCAACAACGATCTCGGCCGGCTGCGCGCCGACAAGCTCGACGTCGAGTTCAGCCTGAGCTCCCTGATGCGCGGCGAATGGCGCGCCACCGAGCTTTCGGTTGGCGGCATGGCGGCGGATCTCGGCCTCGACGCCAAAGGCAAGGTCGATTTGCCGTCCACCGCGAGCGGCACCTTCAACCTGGCTTCGCTCGCCATCGAACGGCTGAATCTCACCGGCCGCATCGCGCTTCACGACGCCGCCAGCCGCTCGACGCTGGAGCTCAACGACATCGTCTTCTCCGGCGACGTGCGCTCGCTCGCGGGCTCCGTGCGCGGCGACGGCAATTTCACCGCCGCAGGCGTGCGTTATCCGTTCCGCGTTTCCTCGGGGCCGAGTCCCGACGGTAGCGCCACCCGTTTGCATCTCAATATCGATCCCGGCGAGCGCGCCATTCTGGCCGATCTCGAAGGCGTGCTCGCCTTCGACAACCGCCTGCCGAAATTCGACGGCGCGCTGACGCTGGCAGTGCCGCCACCGAAGAAGCCGGGCGAGGCCGGACCGACGCCCTGGAAGGTCACCGCAAAACTCAAGGCCGATCCGGCCGGTGCCAGGTTCGACCAGATCGAAGCGAGCTTTGGCCCCGAGGATATCGCGCTGAAGCTCGGCGGCGTCGGCGATCTCAGGTTTGGCGCAGCGCCGCTGCTGCGCGCAGTGCTGTCGGCGCGGCAGGTCGATGCCGACAAGCTCGCCGGCCGGGGCGATGCCGAGCCGCTGCGCATCCTGCCGGCGCTTCGCGCGGGCCTCGCCGCGATCCCGCAGGCGCCGATCCCGGCGCAGATCGAATTCAACTCCGACCAGATCATGCTCGGCGGCCGCCCGCTGCAGAACATCACGACCGAGCTTCAGACCGACGGGAAATCCTGGACCTTCCAGCGGCTCGAGCTGCGCGCGCCCGGCATGACGCAGCTTTCGCTCAACGGCGCGACGCCCGGCGCTGACAGCTTTAGCGGCCGCCTCAGCGTCGAGTCGTCCGATCCCGATACGCTGGTCGCCTGGCTTCAGGGCCGCAACGAGGTCAACCGCCGCAGCACGCGGCCGCTGCGCCTTGCCGGTGACGTGACGATCGCCGCCAACCATCTCGCCATCGACAAATTGAAGGCCGATGTCGAAGGCGGCGCCGTCGAGGGCCGCATTGCGTTTGCGCAGACCGGCGCCAGCAAAGGCTCGCGGATCGATGCCGATCTCAAGGCCGATCGTCTCGACCTCGATGCCGCCGCGAGCTTTGTCCGAGCGCTCGCGGGACCGCAGGGCGAATGGCCGGAGGAGGCAAAACTCTCGCTCGACATCGGGCGCGCGATCTCGGCCGGACAGGAGCTGCGGCCGTTCGCGGCCAAGCTCGGCTACGGTCCGACCTCGCTGTCGCTGGAGCAGTTGCGGTTCGGCCAGGCCAGTGGCGTGACCACGGAAGCGAGCGGCAGTTTTGATCGCACCAGGGCCACGGGCAAGCTCGCGCTGAAATCCTCCGCCAATTCGCTGCGCGATCTCACGGCGCTGCTGGAGCCGATCGCACCTGCGCTGCGTGCCCGCTTCGATGCGATCGCGCCGCTGCCGGGCGCGACGCGTCTGAAGCTCGACCTCAGCCTCGACAAGAACGCCGAGCACGCCGATCGCAGCGACGCCCGCGCCGTGCTCGACCTCGATGCGCCGCAGCTCAAGGCCACCGCGACGCTCGCCGCGCAGACGCCGGTGGCCGCGGTCAACGGCATCGACATCGACAAACTGCGCAACAGCGACTTCACGCTGGACTCGAAACTGTCGGCGCCGCAAGCGAGTGCGCTGACGGCGCTGTTCGGCCTCGATCGCATGGTCGCCGCAGGCGAGGGCACCTCGCAGGTCGAAGGCAGCCTGAGTGGCGCGTGGCGCCGGCCGTTGCAACTGAACGCCAAGATCAACGGCGGCGGGCTGGATGCGGATGCGCAAGGCAGCGTCGAATTGTCGGCGCCGGAGCCGAAGGCCAGCGTGAATCTGCGCGTGCGCAACGCCAATCTGGCGCCCTTGTTCGGGACCAGCCCGGCCGACAAATCAGCACAGAATATGAGCCTGTCCTCCCGCCTCACACTATCGGGCAATCGCCTGACCTTCGACGATCTCGACAGCACTGCTTTAGGCTCGCATCTGCGCGGCCATCTCGCCATGACGTTCGATCAGGAGAAGCGCTTAGACGGCGAAGTCGGACTCGATACGCTCGATCTGGCACCCGCGCTCGCGCTTGCCGTCGGCGCCGCCGGACGTGACGCCGGCGAGCCGTTGAGCGCAGGCCTCGTCAGCGGCTGGCGCGGCCGCATCGCATTCCAGGCGCTGCGCGGCAGCCTGCCGGGCGGAATCGAGATGCGCCCGTTCAGCGGCACGATCAGGGGCGATGGCCAGTCGCTCGCGCTCGATGCGCTCAAGGGCGGCGTCGGCGGCGGCGAGCTGACCGCAAGCCTCGATGCGCGCAACGGCGCCAACGGTCTGGCGCTGAACGCGCGTCTCGATCTCACCAATGTTGATGCCGCCTCGCTGCGCTACCGCGATCTCGCTTTGCCGAAGGGGCGCGCTTCGGTGCAGATGACGCTGACGAGCCAGGGCCGCAGCGTCTCGGCTCTGACCGGCGCGCTTGCCGGCAACGGCACGGTGACGCTGGACTCGGCCGAGATCAGCGGCCTCAATCCGCGCGCCTTCGAGATCGCCATCCGCGCCAGCGACGGCGGGCAGGTGAGCGACGACAACCGATTGCGTCAGCTCGTCGAGCCGGCATTGTCGGCCGCCCCCATTGCTGTCGCCTCGGCGCAGATCGCCTTCACAATCCGCGACGGCCGCCTGCGCGTCGGCGCGACCCCGCTCGAGGCCAAGAACGCCCGCGCCATCGTCTCCGGCGGTTACGACATTCCCGCCGACCAGGCCGACATCCGCGCCAGCCTGACGCCGATCATGACCGGTCTCTCCGGCGCGCCGCCCGAGATCCAGCTGTTTGCGGCAGGCCCACCCGACAAGCTCAGCCGCACCGTCGATCTCACGCCGCTGTCGTCGTGGCTTGCGGTGCGCACGATCGACCGCGAGACGCGAAGGCTGGATGCGATCGAGCGCGGCGAGCCGCCGCCGGCGACCGCCGCGCTGCCGACGCTGGTCTCGCCCGAGCCTGCGCCCGAGCCGGCGCTGACCGACGTGCCGATGCCAGGCCGCGATCCGCGCCGCCCGCCGCCGAAGGTGAGGGTTGAGCCCAAGGCCGCACCGACGCCGAAGGCGCCGCTTGCCGCGCCTGCCGTGCCGGGCCCGCCGCTTGCGAGCCAGCAGGTCGCGCCCCTGCCGCCGCCGATCGACGTGCGGCCCGCCCCGGGCCCGCCGCCGGCAAAGCCCCGGCCGAAGCCGCCGCTGGTCCTGACGCCGCAGAATCCGTAG
- a CDS encoding TetR/AcrR family transcriptional regulator: MSRVRTRPTRDDTRDKLFEAAARVFEQDGIGGASIEAIAAEAGFTRGAFYSNFGSKDELIFAMLEDHVEQSIRRNMEILAQHKNLDDFIAALKTMDRGRQDPLGRSPLLHMEMILFVARAEKRRPELAKRLRARRKLTADIIEATLKNSARGDTLNPPWMASVVLALEDGFRLHRLIDPETTPADSFWRAITDLRRRTGLVSE, from the coding sequence ATGTCAAGGGTGAGAACCAGGCCGACCAGGGACGACACGCGCGACAAGCTGTTCGAGGCGGCCGCGCGCGTGTTCGAGCAAGACGGAATCGGTGGCGCCAGCATCGAGGCGATCGCGGCGGAAGCCGGCTTCACCCGCGGCGCGTTCTATTCGAACTTTGGGAGCAAGGACGAATTGATCTTCGCCATGCTCGAGGATCACGTCGAGCAATCGATCCGGCGCAATATGGAGATCCTTGCCCAGCACAAAAACCTCGACGATTTCATCGCCGCCTTGAAGACAATGGACCGCGGCAGGCAGGATCCGCTCGGCCGCTCGCCGCTGCTGCACATGGAAATGATCCTCTTCGTCGCCCGTGCCGAGAAGCGCCGCCCGGAGCTCGCCAAACGTCTGCGCGCGCGGCGCAAGCTGACCGCCGATATCATCGAGGCGACCTTGAAAAACAGCGCCAGGGGCGACACGCTGAACCCGCCCTGGATGGCCTCCGTCGTGCTGGCCCTCGAAGACGGCTTTCGCCTGCACCGACTGATCGATCCGGAAACGACGCCGGCCGACAGCTTTTGGCGCGCGATCACGGATTTGCGGCGCAGGACGGGATTGGTCTCCGAGTAG
- a CDS encoding cytochrome P450 yields the protein MNEQAQPAGDPLFNPLAPDFIRNPYPHYDRLRTIDPIHETPFGQFVASRHADVSLVIRDKRFGKDFVERTTRRYGPDIMKEPVFRSMGNWMLQADPPDHTRLRGLVVKAFTARRVEDMRPRIQEIVDQTIDAVIDRGQMDLIEDFAFRLPVTIICDMLGIPEDHREVFYKSSREGGRLLDPVPMTPEEIAKGNAANMMAQMYFQPLFELRRRNPGADLITQLVQAEEDGNKLTNEELTANIILLFGAGHETTVNLIGNGLLALHRNPDQLALLKARPDLITNAIEEFLRYDSSVQMTGRVTLEEIDDLGGKRIPKGESVLCLLGSANHDPAVYPDHPDRLDITRPNVRPLSFGGGIHFCLGAQLARIEAEIAIATLLRRLPDLRIDDVENPAWRPTFVLRGLKHLPASW from the coding sequence ATGAACGAGCAAGCGCAACCCGCAGGCGATCCGCTGTTCAATCCGCTGGCGCCGGACTTCATCCGCAATCCCTATCCGCACTACGACCGGCTGCGCACGATCGATCCGATCCACGAGACGCCGTTCGGCCAGTTCGTCGCCAGCCGTCACGCCGATGTCAGCCTGGTGATACGCGACAAGCGTTTCGGCAAGGATTTCGTCGAGCGCACGACGCGCCGCTACGGACCCGACATCATGAAGGAGCCGGTGTTCCGCAGCATGGGCAACTGGATGCTGCAGGCCGATCCGCCCGATCACACCCGCCTGCGCGGCCTTGTCGTGAAGGCCTTCACCGCCCGCCGCGTCGAGGATATGCGGCCGCGCATCCAGGAGATCGTCGACCAGACCATCGATGCCGTGATCGACCGCGGCCAGATGGACCTGATCGAGGATTTCGCCTTCCGCCTGCCAGTGACCATCATCTGCGACATGCTCGGCATCCCCGAGGATCATCGCGAGGTCTTCTACAAGAGCTCGCGCGAGGGCGGGCGGCTGCTCGATCCGGTGCCGATGACGCCCGAGGAGATCGCGAAGGGCAACGCCGCCAACATGATGGCGCAGATGTACTTCCAGCCGCTGTTCGAGCTGCGACGTCGCAATCCCGGAGCCGACCTCATCACCCAGCTGGTGCAGGCCGAGGAGGACGGCAACAAGCTCACCAATGAGGAGCTGACCGCCAACATCATCCTGCTGTTCGGCGCCGGCCACGAGACCACCGTCAATCTGATCGGCAACGGCCTGCTGGCGCTCCACCGCAATCCGGACCAGCTCGCGCTCCTGAAGGCGCGGCCAGACCTGATCACCAACGCGATCGAGGAGTTCTTGCGCTACGATTCGTCGGTGCAGATGACCGGCCGCGTCACGCTGGAGGAGATCGACGATCTCGGCGGCAAGCGGATCCCCAAGGGCGAGTCCGTGCTCTGCCTGCTCGGCTCGGCCAATCACGATCCGGCGGTCTATCCCGATCATCCTGATCGGCTGGACATCACCCGGCCCAATGTCCGGCCGCTGTCGTTCGGCGGCGGCATCCATTTCTGCCTGGGGGCCCAATTGGCGCGCATCGAGGCCGAGATCGCCATCGCAACGTTGCTGCGGCGGTTGCCCGATCTGCGCATCGACGACGTCGAAAATCCGGCTTGGCGCCCGACCTTCGTGCTGCGGGGCCTGAAGCACCTGCCGGCGAGCTGGTGA
- a CDS encoding DUF2336 domain-containing protein yields the protein MNGATSLLQDLDDAIARGTDESRAKALWHATDLLITGRYVDDEISMFGEVIGRLADEIEVAARAQLSELMAGCDHAPLNVIEKLALDDEIEVAGPVLRDSTRIDEKVLVESAMTKGQAHLLAISQRDAIGEAVTDVLVKRGNQEVVTAVARNEGARFSGSGLLHMVRRAEGDSILAEQLGLRKDVPRHIFQQFISKASEDVRRRLETERPEMMPQIQSSVTEVTGDLQSKFGPSSRSYFVAKRVVTTQYRQGNLNQVSISNYARQHRFDEVQIGLSLLSSLPVDVIERALMDRNREMILVLCKALDFSWDTTMSLLFLGAKDHLITARELHDNERDFGRLKIETSRSILKFYQSRKNSAGADPATGRQTELQVH from the coding sequence ATGAACGGGGCGACATCGCTTCTGCAGGATCTGGACGACGCAATCGCGCGCGGCACCGATGAAAGCCGGGCAAAGGCGTTGTGGCATGCGACCGATCTGTTGATCACCGGTCGCTACGTCGACGACGAGATCAGCATGTTCGGCGAAGTCATCGGCAGGCTTGCCGACGAGATCGAGGTCGCCGCGCGGGCGCAGCTCTCCGAGCTGATGGCGGGCTGCGATCACGCTCCGCTCAACGTCATCGAGAAGCTCGCTCTCGACGACGAGATCGAGGTCGCAGGCCCCGTGCTGCGCGACTCGACCCGGATCGACGAGAAGGTGCTGGTCGAAAGCGCCATGACCAAGGGCCAGGCGCACCTGCTCGCGATCTCCCAGCGTGATGCGATCGGCGAGGCCGTCACCGACGTGCTCGTCAAGCGTGGTAACCAGGAGGTTGTCACCGCGGTCGCCAGGAACGAGGGCGCGCGCTTCTCCGGCTCGGGCCTGCTGCATATGGTCCGCCGCGCCGAGGGCGACTCGATCCTTGCCGAGCAGCTCGGCCTGCGCAAGGACGTGCCGCGCCACATCTTCCAGCAGTTCATCTCCAAGGCGTCGGAAGATGTCCGCCGCCGGCTCGAGACCGAGCGCCCGGAGATGATGCCGCAGATCCAGAGCTCGGTGACCGAGGTCACCGGCGATTTGCAGTCCAAGTTCGGTCCGTCCTCGCGCAGCTATTTCGTCGCCAAGCGCGTGGTGACGACGCAGTACCGGCAGGGCAACCTCAACCAGGTCTCGATCTCGAACTATGCGCGCCAGCATCGTTTCGACGAGGTGCAGATCGGCCTCTCGCTGCTGTCGTCGCTGCCGGTCGATGTGATCGAGCGCGCGCTGATGGACCGCAACCGGGAGATGATCCTGGTGCTGTGCAAGGCGCTCGACTTCTCCTGGGACACGACGATGTCGCTGCTGTTCCTCGGCGCCAAGGATCATCTGATCACGGCGCGCGAGCTCCACGACAACGAGCGCGACTTCGGCCGGCTCAAGATCGAAACGTCACGCAGCATTCTGAAATTCTACCAGTCGCGCAAAAACAGCGCCGGCGCCGATCCCGCGACGGGTCGTCAGACCGAGCTCCAGGTTCACTGA